The genomic DNA TGGTATGGCGTGAGCGCAGACTGTTGGGCGAAGGGCGCGGCGGGCAGGAGCGCAACGAGCGCGATCGCGGCGAACGAACCGAACCGGAGTGGATGGGTCATGGGCAGCCATACTACGTGCTCGGGGCGATCGTCGCCAGCCTGCGGACGGTGTTCACCATCTCCTGGCCCGGCTGACCGACGACCCGGGCGGTTAGGCGGCTCACGCGAACGGGATCGCCTGTCGCGCGAAGGTCGCGATGTCGATGTTCGCACCGCACACCATGATGCCGACGCGCCGGCCGGCGAGCCGCTCCCGCAGCGGCCCGCACAGCGCGGCGGTCGCGGCGGCGCCCGCCGGCTCGACTGCGAGCTTCATGTCGGCGAACAAGAGGCCCATCGCGCGCTGCATGTCTTCGTCGCTGACCAGCACGATCTCGTCCACGAAGCGCCGCGCGATCCCGAACGTATAGGGCAGCGCATACGGCGGGGCGAGACTGTCCGCGATGGTGCTCACCTGCTCGAGCGTTTGCGGCGATCCGGCGGCGAAGCTGCGGTGCATGCTGTCGGCGCCTTGCGGCTCGACGCCGAACACCTTGCACGCCGGCTGCATCCGCCTAACGGCGCACGCAATGCCGGCGATGAGGCCGCCGCCGCCGATGGGCACGACCACGGCGTCGAGATGCTCCACCTGCCGGCACCACTCGAAACCGACGGTGGAGGTGCCGAGCACGGTCAGCTCGCTCTCGAACGGGTGAATGAAAGTGCGGCCTTCCTCGCGTTCGATCCGCTTGACCGTGTCGAACGCCTGGTGGACGCCATCCACCAGTACGACCTCGGCG from Gemmatimonadaceae bacterium includes the following:
- a CDS encoding threonine/serine dehydratase, translating into MRLEPDRSTRLVNHGIPTLDDIRGARENLGDRVRETPVWRWQSDALESVVGAPTSVFLKLELLQYTGTFKARGALLNAMALPNEARRAGVTAVSAGNHAIAVAFAARIVGTTAKVVMPQTSNPMRVARCRAYGAEVVLVDGVHQAFDTVKRIEREEGRTFIHPFESELTVLGTSTVGFEWCRQVEHLDAVVVPIGGGGLIAGIACAVRRMQPACKVFGVEPQGADSMHRSFAAGSPQTLEQVSTIADSLAPPYALPYTFGIARRFVDEIVLVSDEDMQRAMGLLFADMKLAVEPAGAAATAALCGPLRERLAGRRVGIMVCGANIDIATFARQAIPFA